In one window of Tubulanus polymorphus chromosome 3, tnTubPoly1.2, whole genome shotgun sequence DNA:
- the LOC141902454 gene encoding lysophosphatidic acid receptor 6-like, whose product MQVITESNTSDATYSYNCTQDHEAIFDYHSKETARADFVIIVCINLPVNMIGVFLNVFCYIVLTRFRGGSQSTMYMLRVLSAIDALFLLVTILTTNGPSLYRVLNSEPSEFVQSTYARAYPHLVSFYNVTLNWSVWMVVAVTFNRFIAMRFPLRAATLLTKRNLTIEVCVVIIFGVITESGKFSQFEAKMWFDCKTNKTHLGPALTSWMDRHTYWSIFYIIFIDTILNLLIPMSLVTYLNIRLVLILRRARRRMESTKTSGGSPDLTRTLIGVATVFTICHAPYAILMIIWNIHRIRNIVSESFLHVFLMVAECLQCLASCMNIFIYYFATRGFQAMVWSVLGCQYTTYVRSTDNMKLNKFFAKAASNSPQKSTPKIDNV is encoded by the coding sequence ATGCAGGTCATAACGGAAAGCAATACAAGCGACGCGACGTACTCTTATAACTGTACTCAGGATCACGAAGCTATTTTCGACTATCACAGTAAAGAAACCGCTCGGGCCGATTTCGTAATCATCGTCTGTATAAATCTACCCGTGAATATGATCGGCGTGTTTTTGAATGTATTTTGTTATATCGTGTTGACTCGATTCAGAGGCGGTTCCCAGTCGACTATGTACATGTTACGAGTGCTATCAGCGATCGACGCGCTGTTTCTGTTGGTGACGATACTGACTACGAACGGGCCGTCGTTATACCGAGTTCTGAACTCCGAACCGAGCGAATTCGTACAGTCTACCTACGCCCGGGCATATCCTCATCTCGTGTCGTTCTACAACGTGACCTTGAACTGGAGCGTCTGGATGGTAGTTGCGGTAACGTTCAACAGGTTTATCGCGATGCGGTTTCCGCTGAGAGCCGCTACTCTGTTAACTAAACGGAATTTGACGATCGAGGTTTGCGTGGTGATCATATTCGGGGTGATTACCGAATCGGGCAAGTTCTCGCAGTTCGAAGCGAAAATGTGGTTCGATTGTAAAACGAACAAAACGCACTTGGGACCGGCTCTGACGTCATGGATGGATCGTCACACGTATTGGAGCATTTTCTACATCATTTTCATAGACACGATCCTCAACCTTCTCATTCCGATGAGTCTAGTCACGTATCTGAACATTCGACTGGTTTTGATCCTGCGTCGAGCGCGCCGCCGTATGGAGAGTACTAAAACGAGCGGCGGGTCCCCGGATTTGACTAGAACGCTAATAGGTGTCGCTACTGTATTCACGATATGCCACGCCCCCTATGCGATTCTAATGATTATATGGAATATTCACAGAATTCGTAATATCGTTTCGGAATCGTTTTTACACGTGTTTCTGATGGTCGCCGAGTGTTTGCAATGTTTGGCGTCgtgtatgaatatatttatatattatttcgcGACTCGCGGGTTTCAGGCGATGGTCTGGTCGGTTTTAGGATGTCAATACACGACCTACGTGAGAAGCACGGATAATATGAAACTGAACAAATTCTTCGCTAAAGCAGCTTCGAACAGTCCTCAGAAATCAACACCAAAGATCGACAATGTATAG